The Nitrospira sp. genome segment GAGCTCCTCCCCCAGTTCCGGCAAGATGAATTTCCCCGCACTGACCAGGATGATCCGCAGCATGTCCGCCCGCAGATGCGGGAAGAACTGCACTGCCTCCCGCAGAAAGTCATTCATGGCCGCGATGGTCTCGACCCCGGCGAACCCGCCGCCGGCCACGACGAAATTCAGTAAGGGCGCCCGGAGCGACGCTCCGCACTCATAGTCCGCCTCTTCCAGATTCGCGATGAGGTGGTTGCGCAGCACAATCGCATCATCCAACGATTTCATGGTCAGCGCCCGGTCGGCCAAGCCGGGGATGTGGAAGAAGTTCGTGGTGGACCCGAGGGCCAGCACCAGGTGGTCGTAGGGCAGCGAGTGGCAATGGGCCTCGTGCCCATGCGAGAGGCCGACGCGCTTGTGCACGAGATCAATGGCTTCGATCTCGCCGTGAAAGAACGTCACGCGCCGCAGCAGCTTCCGGATCGGGCTGACGATATTGGTGATATCCAGGTCGCTCGCCGCGACTTCGTGCAGCATCGGGGTGAAGAGGAAAAAGTTGTCCTGGTTGACGAGGGTGACGTCCAAGTCGGCTCCGCGTGTCAGGGCCCGTTCGAACTCCAGCGCGGCATACATCCCGCCGAACCCCCCACCCAGAATCACCACGCGCGGTTTTCCGTTAGACATCAATCCTCCTCAATGGCGAGCATTTTCTTGGGAATATGAAGCTAGGGAGGTGAGAAATCGAGGCGCGAGAAGTGACGGTTCCTGAGGGGATTGTCGAAGGTGCGAGCCTCCACCTGTTTTCATTCCACCACCCAGATCGCAAATCCTTTGGCGGTGTGCAGGAGATGGTCGGTCGTGCCGCCGCCGAACATCTGTTTGATCCGCGATATCCCCTGCCGACCCACGACGATGGTATCGTGATGCCCGTTTCGAGCCTCTTCGAGGATATTTCTGGCGATGTTGTCGTCATGACCATATTTTACCATCACTCGGTTCATGTCGAACCCGGATCGTGTC includes the following:
- a CDS encoding NAD(P)/FAD-dependent oxidoreductase — translated: MSNGKPRVVILGGGFGGMYAALEFERALTRGADLDVTLVNQDNFFLFTPMLHEVAASDLDITNIVSPIRKLLRRVTFFHGEIEAIDLVHKRVGLSHGHEAHCHSLPYDHLVLALGSTTNFFHIPGLADRALTMKSLDDAIVLRNHLIANLEEADYECGASLRAPLLNFVVAGGGFAGVETIAAMNDFLREAVQFFPHLRADMLRIILVSAGKFILPELGEELGTYAQRKLIEQKVEIHSSCKVTAVTDLDVTLSDGTTVSTNTLVWTAGISPHALLETLPCPKTKGRVLVNEYLEVPGWPGLWAFGDCALVPDRKTGAFHPPTAQHALREGRVAARNILATLRGERMKPFVYSTLGLLAPIGKRTGVANILGVNFSGFIAWWLWRTIYLLKLPRFEKKLLVALDWTLDVLFSKDLVHFRTKRSRIPHAAANRQNPA